The Calypte anna isolate BGI_N300 chromosome 2, bCalAnn1_v1.p, whole genome shotgun sequence genome includes a window with the following:
- the LOC103537128 gene encoding uncharacterized protein LOC103537128 — MNTASTSESGSYSTNNTRPFFYAHPTAQQPFPNPWYLSHAYNPYYVPASGFRSGNPYFPYYSVALHEYPGFFVPQHPAHARINRRAFFNAPPPSPMFYHATRFRHYSTPGRKMETKETQTDPRQPENKQKKHQDIHMETKGCDAGNMACVSSGIGTETESTSEKQDSSGSSIAVDREFPNKSPSKSTQYRNLPTGSYAFEKEEVRIEYGNGSPAIQLWKSFKETIPLYDVASGKPVPDNIVQRDLFSVSSCEGMLYSPHEGEKRVPGAYLDERKAVLTSKQGAETVQEKEVKNNEVQLDAEKQGNTSQWGKSPPGEAVVVQMAELARSISMDEPVVRQDVAAAKKSSSKKSTGSKTSQEEPSSNQQAGQFPSSIEVMSDLSFQQKRLNLSHNVTNESQTDKSIWCEESIDYVPSSSWLACLDSMDTNYTYNVCLPQRKRQSVLSISSDDMSSRDEGSSIDNAPVSFFVPDCVLQKSTYTFQKSTEGLEKEKIKSGGSLNEDEVVGREQVNSLNDQYVKNSSTVKIKEASCKGKKLAPHPKSSSQKKIDSLKQKTAKSLSEVEDSEEYPVRGEENDEDGEENDNEEEEEEDDDDNMDEIEYFFEEATPFGILTSSKGRFYQVGQRLLWKPPKNVIPAQLISWPAQEKIKTRSGLGESIGVVYKPKEKGQDEAVYSDCGYYGRKRPMARKGLEHQRMLRKFLGGRLLRENMGMPPEEYWIRSGAKPKFTSQTHGNLSPSAKNTEQGCPPLVKPKKKRVGKPPSKRRDTRSEVEEVWEVPRSSVHRGRGARKSLYKRR, encoded by the exons ATGAATACTGCTTCAACTTCAGAAAGTGGATCATATTCCACAAACAACACCCGACCCTTTTTTTATGCGCACCCAACAGCACAACAGCCTTTTCCAAATCCGTGGTACCTCAGTCATGCATACAATCCATACTATGTACCTGCTTCAG GCTTCCGAAGTGGAAATCCATATTTTCCATATTATTCTGTTGCACTTCATGAGTACCCTGGATTTTTTGTTCCCCAGCATCCAGCGCATGCAAGAATTAACAGAAgagctttttttaatgctccCCCACCTTCCCCTATGTTTTATCATGCAACAAGATTTAGACACTATAGTACCCCTGGGAGAAAAATGGAGACAAAAGAAACGCAGACTGATCCTAGACAGcctgaaaacaagcaaaaaaagcatcaaGATATCCATATGGAAACGAAAGGTTGTGATGCAGGAAATATGGCCTGTGTTTCTTCTGGTATAGGAACGGAGACTGAAAGTACCTCAGAGAAACAAGACTCATCTGGATCTTCCATTGCAGTAGACAGAGAGTTTCCTAACAAGAGCCCTTCCAAGTCTACACAGTATAGAAATCTCCCTACTGGAAGCTATGCCTTTGAGAAGGAAGAAGTGAGGATAGAATATGGAAATGGCTCTCCAGCTATTCAACTGTGGAAGTCCTTTAAAGAAACTATCCCTTTGTATGATGTGGCCAGTGGCAAACCAGTCCCAGACAATATAGTGCAGcgtgatttattttctgttagcTCATGTGAAGGAATGCTATATAGCCCTCatgaaggggagaaaagggtACCAGGAGCTTACTTAGATGAGAGAAAAGCTGTTCTCACCTCAAAACAGGGTGCTGAAACTGTGCAAGAAAAAGAGGTCAAAAATAATGAAGTGCAGCTGGATGCAGAAAAACAGGGGAATACAAGTCAGTGGGGAAAATCTCCCCCAGGTGAGGCTGTGGTGGTGCAAATGGCAGAACTGGCAAGATCTATTAGCATGGATGAACCAGTAGTAAGACAGGATGTGGCTGCAGCTAAGAAATCTAGCTCTAAAAAATCTACAGGCTCAAAAACCTCTCAAGAAGAGCCCAGCTCTAATCAACAAGCAGGACAATTTCCATCTAGTATAGAGGTAATGAGTGACTtgagttttcagcagaaaaggCTGAATTTAAGCCACAATGTAACCAATGAAAGTCAAACAGATAAAAGTATTTGGTGTGAGGAATCAATTGATTATGTTCCCTCTAGCAGCTGGCTGGCTTGCTTGGACAGTATGGATACAAACTACACCTATAATGTTTGTTTGCCACAAAGGAAACGTCAAAGTGTACTCAGTATTTCTTCTGATGACATGTCCTCTAGAGACGAAGGCTCATCAATTGATAATGCCCCAGTATCTTTTTTTGTCCCTGACTGTGTGCTTCAGAAGAGCACATATACTTTCCAGAAAAGTACAGAGGgcttggagaaagaaaaaataaaaagtggtgGGTCCCTTAATGAGGATGAAGTTGTAGGAAGGGAGCAGGTGAACAGCTTGAATGACCAATATGTCAAAAACTCTTCAACCGTGAAGATTAAAGAGGCTTcctgtaaaggaaaaaagttggCACCTCATCCCAAGTCTTctagtcagaaaaaaattgattccCTCAAGCAAAAAACAGCTAAGAGTTTGTCAGAAGTTGAGGACTCTGAAGAATACCCTGTAAGGGGAGAAGAGAATGAtgaagatggagaggagaacgacaatgaggaagaggaggaggaagatgatgatgaCAACATGGATGAAATTGAGTATTTCTTTGAAGAAGCCACTCCATTTGGAATCTTGACATCTAGTAAAGGACGTTTCTACCAAGTTGGGCAGAGGCTACTTTGGAAACCACCTAAAAATGTTATACCAGCTCAATTAATTAGCTGGCCTGctcaagagaaaataaaaactaggAGTGGGCTTGGTGAAAGCATTGGTGTAGTTTACAAGCCAAAGGAGAAAGGACAAGATGAAGCTGTGTACAGTGACTGTGGGTATTATGGAAGAAAGAGGCCTATGGCAAGAAAAGGACTTGAACACCAGCGAATGCTACGGAAATTCTTGGGAG gaaGGCTTTTAAGGGAGAACATGGGGATGCCACCTGAAGAGTACTGGATTAGAAGTGGTGCTAAACCCAAATTTACCAGCCAAACACATGGTAATCTCTCACCCTCAGCCAAAAACACAGAACAAG